Part of the Rhodococcus sp. OK302 genome is shown below.
CGGCGTGATCCTTACGGTCCAATTCGCGCAGAACCACCGCCGTACCGCCTACCGCCACCAGGACTGGCCACTCCACCAACCCCACAGCCCCGACCGCCGCCAGGGTGAGGACCGCCGTCGGCGTCGATTTCGCTCCGGACCGAATACCGTCGCGCACGCCACCGGCTGCGCCCCGGATTCCGCCACTCACCCCACCGACAACGCCTCCACCGACTGCGCCCACAGCGCTGGTCGTCATGCGAGCAGCGCCTGTGACAACGCGGGTGGCTTCATTCACGATCGACATCGCCACGCTCCTATCAGGAGTCCATCGAATTGATTCGGTACCAGGTGCCATACCCACCAGCGCCGACGGCAATCACGATCAGCACACGTTCTCGACCCAACCGACGGCCCTGCACTCTTTTCGGGCGCAGTAGAGGTACGGTGCGAGAAGCGGCTCGGACGTCGACGAAGAACGTCCGCAATTCATCGACAGGAATCCTGCACTGTGGCGATTATCGGCAACTCCGATCTCGACGTCTTTCGTTTGTCTTTGGGCGGCAACCCCTTCGGATGGACGGCCGACCAACCGACATCGTTCGAGATACTCGATGCCTTTGCCGAAGCCGGCGCGAACTTCATCGACACGTCCGACTCGTACACCGCATCCGTCGCCGGAAACTCGGGGGGAGAATCCGAGACGATCATCGGAAACTGGCTCACCGACCGCGGGTTGCACGACGACGTCATCGTCGCCACCAAGGTGGGCAGCCACCCTGACTTCAAGGGACTGAAGGCAACAACCATCGTTGCTGCCGCAGACGCGTCGTTGGCGCGGCTACAGACCGACTGCATCGACCTGTACTACGCCCACTTCGACGATCCCGACACACCGCTCGAAGAAACTCTCGAGGCCTTCAACGCGCTGGTCGAGGCCGGGAAGGTTCGTTATCTCGGAATCTCCAACTACAGCCCCGACCGTGTTCGCGAATGGCTTCGTATCACCGCGGAGAACGGGTACGCCCCGCCGATTGCCATGCAACCCCACTACAACCTGGTGCACCGGAAATCGTACGAACCCGAACTCGCCAAAATCGCCACCGACAACAACATCAGCGTCTTTCCGTACTTCGCCCTCGCATCAGGTTTCCTCACCGGAAAATACCGAACTCGCGCAGACATCGAAGGAAGCCCACGCGAACGAATCACCGCGAGCTACTTCAGCGACGCCGGACTGACCGTCGTCGACGCACTTGCCGACATTGCGAGCAACCACGACTGCGAAATGTCGACCGTCGCCTTGGCCTGGTTGCTGACACGCCCGGGCATCACCGCTCCGATCGCGAGTGTCAGCCGCGTCGAACAACTCCCCGCGCTACTGGACGCGCCGAACCTGGTGTTGTCGTCGGATGAACTCGATGAACTCGAACGCCTGTCCACCGCGGTCGGAGCCTAGGGCCGAACGGCCGCCGATCGGTCAGGCGGACTTGCGGCGGCGAGCACCCAACGTGGAGTTTCCGATAGTCCAGAACGCCCAACCGTCGTAGCTCTCGATGTCACCGGAAATGTGTCCGGTGACAGCGTTGGCTGCAGCAGTCGGGTTGGGGAATCGGCGCCCTTCCATCGGGCCCCGCATGATCTCCAGAATCTCCGTTGTCTCGTCGAAACGACCGACCCAGCGGTAGCCGTGGCAATCGGCAGTCACCTCGAGGCGCAAGTCGATGACCTCGATCTCCTCGACGGCAGCACTGGCCCGACGCTTCTTGGCCACAACCGGAGTTGCCGTGCGCTTGGCTGCCACGGGTGCCTCGACGTGGATGCTCGTGTCCTTGACCGCTGCCAGTCCGAGAGCATCCCAGCGATCGTGGCCGTGCACAACGCGCCCCCGCGGAATCGCATGATGACCGGTGCGCGTGCGTCCCGGGCTGTCCATGATCCACAGATCGACCTCGGAGCGGATATCGTCGGCAACCTCCACCGACGGCAGCATGAAGAACTGGTGGGGATCTACCGCCAGATCAACGAACACCCAGAACTCGGAGCGAGTGTCATCACTCTCGATGTCCTCGTCCTGGCGTCGCGCCTGCCAGTCACCGTCGAGCTTGGAGCGAACCCGAACGATGCGGGTACTGCCGTCGCCGCCCTTCACTTCCACCGGGTTGCGGCGCGAATGCGTCAACCGCACGGCTTTGCCACCACGCTGGGTCACTTCGGAAATGAACGCATTGATGCCGCGGCTCGCGGTGTCTTCCATGGTCGGCCTGTCTTGAAGCTGTTACGCCCGGTATCGCCAGATCGGCCTGCGGGTGGGGCGGAAGCGGACAGTTGTCGCGGCCAACGCCCGGCGAATCCGGCTCACGGCCGGTTTACTTACCTCGACCTTACATCGCCGCGACCGGAGAGCCTAAGGTGCCCGACGCTCATTCCCAGAGGTCAGGAGTGCAATGTCGCCGTACAACGCTGCACGATGGGCAAACAACAACTCGTCGACACCGTCGAATTGGTCGCCCACATGATGCGTATTGGCCGCTGAGAGTTCCCGCGAACCCGAGCGCGCCAACAGGTCGTCGATACGGCTGTCCAAACTCGCCGCGTGCTCGGCAGCGCGCTGGGAACTGAGCTGATCTTCGGCACGTGAGACCAGATCACCGATCCGCGCCAACGCCGCCGCCCTTTCGACCAACTGGTCCCAGACCGCCCCGAGAGCCTTGGTGCGTGAGTCGATCGATGCGCGGGTGCCCTCGTCCCGCGCGAAAGATGCAGCCTCGTCGAGTTCGGCAAGAATCGACCGAAGCGCAACGGTGTCCACGGAGATCTGGGTGACCTCGTCGGCGAGATCCAGCTGATTTCGCTGAATGACAAAATGATCCGAATGCCAGGCGTTGGACGATTCGATGCGGTCGTACACATTACCCGCCAGGTAACGCAGTGCGTCGTACCTTCCGGCGGCAACCGAATGGTCGTGGTCAACCAATCCGTCGAGTGCCTCGGCTAACCGCCGACCGGTATCGGCGATGACCCCCGAACCCTCGAAACGTGCCAATCGTCCGGCAAGCTTGTCGAGGGCCGCGCTGCCCGTGCCCGCCACAACTCCCAGTCCAGTCACCGGCTTCATCGGCACGGGCGTGCGACTGAGCCCCACGAACAGCGCCTCACGTTGGTCGACGTCGAGATGCAGACCGTCACGTCGATCCTTGCGGATAGCGCGGACGCTACTCGCGAAATGACGATTGGATCGTACGACTGCTGCCCGAGCGGCTTGGACGCGTTTTTCCAATACTTGGACTCGACGTTCGAGCACGACGTGGACGGGTCCGATCCGGTTGGCGCTGAGCCGCCCACAGGTTCGCGCGTATTCATCGGTGAGCTGCCGGAGTTCGGACCACCCTCCGATATCCGGGAAGGAACGCCCGACGGCGCGGCGATTGGCCATGACCGATCGAGTGTCGTCGTCGACGTATCCACCGGCCAGGAGAAGCGCGGCCTCAGCGGACAGTTCCGGTCGATTCCATTCGATCAGCCCGGCTTCGCACCAAGCTCGAACTCGGTCGGTGATCAGCGCTCGTCGCTCCGTAACCAACACATCTGCCCCACCGTTAACATCTGCCCCAGGGGTTACATCACCCGAGTCGACGCCGTGAACTTCTGCCATGTCATCCCTCCCAGGTGCCGATATCCACTGTTCCAGAATCTCGGGCGACGCGCGCAGACCCCAACCGAAAGTTGACGCGCCTCTGCCTTACCGTAAGCAAATGACCTCGCTGCGAACCGACAAACCGTCAGGGCGCCCAACGCTCCCGACGGCGGCGGTCGCACATCTGACGTCACTGCTCGAGGCTCGGTCGCCGTCACTGCCGGAGTGGTTCGACGTAGCCGAGCACCACAACTACGTTGCACCCGCGCCGACGGTTCCGGCACTCATGACAGCCGCCCTGAGCCATCCCGAACATCGCGAACGGTTACTCCTCCTCGCCGGCCCCCGAGGTCAATACCTTGCGGACCACAACCCGGACTGGGCACAATTGCGACGCGTCGGATCCCGCCGCGACGAACTGTGGCTCTCCACCGACACCGACGACCGGATGGCCTGGTTCGACTACATCCGGACACTTGATCCCGCCTTGGCAACCGAAGAACTCGAGATTGCCTGGGCCACCGAAACTCCGTCGCTGCGACGCGATTTTCTGGCCCGAATGCGCGTCGGACTAGGTGAGCACGACTACGACTTACTCGAATGCGGCCTCGACGACTCGTCGATCGACGTGCGCGAGCGTTCCATTCAATTGCTCCGCCAACTCCCCGGCTCGCCGTTCGCCGAACGGATGACCGCCCGCGCCAAAGCCTGGGTACGACTCGAAACCAAACCGTTGCGCCCCCGCCTCGTCATCCGGCTCCCCGGTTCACTCGACAGCCAAGCGCCGCGGGACGGCATCGAGAATGTCCACAACAAGTACAAAGGGATCGGGAAGTGGTGGCTCCGACAGGTGGTCACCGCAACACCACTTGCTTTGTGGGACTCGATGATCGGATCACCCCGCGAAGCACTCCGCATCCCGATCGAAAAGCAGTGGCACGACGTGATGACCGAATCCTGGACTGCCGCAACAGTTCTCCAGAAGAACTCCGCGTGGGCATCGGCATTGCTCGAACGGGACGGCCGGAACACCGATCGACGCGTCGTCGCGATTGCGAATCCGCGGGAACGTATCGCATACATCCTCGACGGCCACGCCGACGACTACCTCCTCGGAGTTGACGGCAGCGCCCTACTCGACGGAATCGGCCACCCCTGGCCTCTCGCCGTAGCGCAGAAACTCGTGAGCGCGCTCGAAGAAGAAGCGACCGAACACGCTGCCTCGGGCGAGGAGTTGGGCATTCACTCACGGCACAGCCACTATTCAACTCTGCGGAGCGCGCAGGCACGGTTCCCCCTCGAAGCCGTCGCACTACTCTCGGGCGCCGCCAACCGCGCATCCACCACCGACTGGCAACGCGCATTCGCCGAGACTGCCGCTCACATCGAAGACCGTCGAACCCGGTTGGATGTGCTTCATAACGGCTGACAGGTAGCGACGGGGCCGCACCCTGAAACAACAGGATACGGCCCCGACTACCCTCGAAAGATCAGACCACAGTGACCATTTCGTGGTCGGCCACTCCGGCAGCCAACACACGCAGGTGATCCTCGGTACTTCCGAGAGTGTGCTCGATAGCCACCAAACGGCTCACGTAATGCCCCACCGGGTACTCCGCCGTCATACCGATGCCGCCGTGCATCTGGATAGCTTCCTGCCCGATGAGCCGCGCCGAGCGCCCGATCTGCAACTTGGCACGAGATGCGATCACCGGATCAACAACGCCGTCGGCAAGTGACATCGTCGCGTACAGGCTCATGCTGCGCGCCAACTCGAGTGAAACGTACAGATCTGCCGCCCGGTGCGTCAGTGTCTGGAACTTGGCCAACGGGACCCCGAACTGCTTGCGCGTCTTCAGGTATTCCGTAGTGAGTCTCAGTGCCTCTTCCATGGCACCGACGGCCTCGGCGCACAGAGCCGCCTGCTCGCGGATCTGCGATGCCGCGATGAGCGCCGACGCGTCGCCTCCGTCGCCCAGAGCCTCGGCCGGTGTGTCGGTGAACTCGATCTGCGCGCCGCGCAATCCGTCGTGGGTTGCGTACGACTTTCGCACCAGACCCGACGCGTCACTCTTGACCAGGAAGAGCCCGACTCCCCCATCGGGCAACGTGGCGCTCACGACCAGAATATCTGCAGTGGCTCCGTGTCCCACCGGATTCTTGACACCGGTAATACTCCAACCATCGCCCGCCGGCTTCGCAGAAGTTGATCGCTGCGTTGCGGGCCAACGGATTCCGGGTTCTTGATCCGCAAAAGCCAGGAAGTTCACGCCCTCGGCCACTGCCGGCAGGATCGACGAACGTTGTTGCGCACTACCGCCTTCCGAGATCAGCCCACCCGGCGTGACGACGGCGTCGAGCACCGGTTCGGGAGCGAGGCGTCGGCCGATCTCGGTCATGACAGCCCCGATCTCGACCGGCCCGGCATCCATGCCGCCGTCTTCCTCGGAAAATGTCAGACCCAGCAGCCCGACCTCGGCCAACTGCTTCCACACCTGCGGACTCCACCCGGGATCCGAATCGGTGACGGCATTTCGCTTTTCGGCGTCGTAACTACGAGAAAGAAGGTCCTTGGTGGTGTCACGAAGTAGCTTCTGCTCGTCGTTGAGTTCGAAATCCATGCCACGCCTCACAATCCGAGAATCGAGGAAGCGATGATGCTGCGCTGCACTTCGCTCGATCCGCTGTAGATGGATACCTTCCGGTAATTCAGATACGTCGGTGCGCTGTGTTGCGCCCACACCGGCGAGGCGACATCCGTGCCGGCGTCGAACGGCAACGAATCGGGCCCGGCGACGTCCATGAGGATCTCGACCGCTGCCTGCTGCAACTCCGATCCCCGCAACTTCAGCAACGAGGATGCCGGGTTCGGCTTGCCGTCCGCGGATCCCGCCACTACCCGCAGTTGTGTGAGTTCGAGCGCGAGCAGTTCATTCTCGAGCTCTGCCAAACGGGCTGCGAACAGGGGATCTTCCAGAAGCGTGCCGTTGCCGACCTTGACCTCGGCCGCACGGGCTTTCGCTTGAGCCACACGAACTTTGGAGAATCCGACGCGGGTGACACCGGTGCGCTCGTTGCCGAGCAGGAACTTGGCGTAGCCCCAACCCTGATTCTCTTCACCCACCAAGTTTTCGCCGGGAACACGCACGTCGTCGAAGAAGACCTCGTTGACCTCGTAGCCACCGTCTATCAGCTTGATCGGGCGGACCGTCACGCCCGGCGTCTTCAGGTCTACGAGGATGAACGAAATACCGGCCTGACGCTTGGGTGCGTCAGGGTTGGTCCGCACGAGGCAGAAAATCCAGTCGGCATGCTGACCGAGCGTCGTCCACGTCTTCTGTCCGTTGAGTACCCAGTCGTTGCCGTCGCGAACTGCGCGAGTCTTGAGCGACGCGAGGTCGGACCCGGCTTCCGGTTCGGAGAAGCCCTGGCACCACCAGATATCGAGGTTCGCCGTCGCCGGAAGGAACTTCTCCTTCTGCTCCTGCGAACCGAAGGCCGCGATGACCGGTCCGACCATGTTGGCGTTGAACGCCAGCGGCTCCGGGACCGACGCCAACTGCAGCTCGTCGAGCCAGATGTTGTGCTGAACCGGAGTCCAGTCCTTGCCGCCCCACTCGACCGGCCAGTGAGGCACAGCCAGACCGTGAGCGTTCAGGATCTGCTGAGCCTCGACCATCCGGTCGCGGCCCAACTCCTCGCCGTGGGCGTACGCATTTCTCGTCACTTCGGGGATCTGCGTGCGGAAGAACGTCCGCATCTCGTCCCGGAACGCCAGTTCCTCGTCGGTCAATGCCAGGTTCATCGGGATTCCTTCGCACTCGAAACCGGATTCATGTTCGGTTCGACCGTACTCCGATCGCACACGACAAGGTTAGGACACCCGGAAAGAAGTCGGACCCGATCCGACTACACCGTTTTGAGAACCAAAAGGAATCCTCCGCCGGCGGGATCGATACTCGTTTCGACATTGAGATTCGGAGCCAATCGAGAAAGTCGATCGATCAACCACTCCGACGCGTCCTCGGCATCGTCCTTGCCGGGGCAGCGGGCAACCGCAACCCGACCACCCTTACGTTCGAGCTGCTCCACCACTCCGATGATCGGCGCGGGATCCACGACGAACAACCGATCCGGCCACGCCACAACAGGTTTGACGGCGCCCTTCTTGGTATTGCAGGCGCGATGGGCCAGGCGCTCGACCCCACCCTTGGACTTTCCGCCCTTTTTGACGGTGTTAATGCTGTCGATACTCGGGCCGCGGGGATCGTTAACCGACATGTCGGGATCGACGGGCTCGTCGCACAGCCAGCAACGCCAAGACTCACGTTCGCCGACTTCTTGAAGGGTAATCATAGGAAGCAACGCTACCCGTGCGCACTTTTGGCTGTTCACACAACCAAAAGTGCGCACCATGCGGGTCGCGTGAATGTGACAGCCGGAGCCCCTAGAGGTCGGCTATCGCCTCCAGCGGCTTTGTCTTGGCCGCTCGGTTTGCCGGCCACAACGCAGCCAGCACACCGACAACACCGGAACCGATCAGCATCCCGACAACCTGACCCCACGGAATGGTGACCTCGCCCAACCCCTGATCCTTGAGCGTGCTCACGAACGCCCATCCGAAGGCGATACCGAGAAGCACACCGACCGCAGCACCGTAGACGGCAATGAGAACGGATTCGAGGTAGATCGTCCGTCGCATCTGCCCGCGCTGCATACCCACTGCACGGAGCATTCCGATTTCTCGACGCCGTTCGACAACTGAGAGAGCCAGCGTGTTGATGATGCCCAGGATCGCGATGACCACTGCCAACGCGAGAAGCCCGTACAGAATGGCCAGCAGCGTATTGATCTGCTGCCCTTGGGTTCCCTTGAACTCTTCACGGTCCTGAACCTGAATGACCACATACTTTTCGGTGGCCGTCTCGAGTTCGCCGCGCAGCGCCGACAAATCAGTACCCGGCTTCGCCTTCACGAGAACTGCGAAGTCCGGCAAACTGTCTGCCGGCATCAATGTCCGGTACGCCTCATCCGAGACGATCCACGAGCCGATCAGTTGGTTGTCCTCGAACACTCCCGCAACAACAGCCGGGTATTGCTTGCCGTTCGACCCCGTCAAAGTCTGGGTCGAGCCGACTGTCCATCCCTTGTCCTTGGATGTGGTCTGGGAAACCATCATGTTGTTCCCGGACAGATCAGCGGTGCCCTCCACGATCTGGTAGTCGAGCACTCCGTCGATCGGGCCGTCCAGGGACGCTCCCTGCTCGTCCTCACCATTTACTTTCGCCCGAACTCCGTGGAGGGAGGTCGCACTCTGCACATCCGGGAGAGCCCGGACCGCGTCGGCCGCGCCGCGCGGAACACCGATCGCATTGGGACCGGACAGGATGTAATCCGCCGAGACACCCACGTCGACAAGCGCATTGATGCTCGCCTTGGCTGACGAACCGAACACACCGATAACCGTGACCAGCATCAGGCCCAACGTCAGTGCAAATGCGGTGGCTGCGGTACGACGCGGATTGCGGACCGCATTGGTACGCGCCAACCGACCGACCGCGCCGAACGGTTTTGCGAACACCGCGCCGAGTACACCGACTACCGGCTGCGACAGCGCCGGAGCTCCGAGCAGGACGGCAATGATCAGCGCAAAAGCACCACCGCCGACGGTCAATGCGGCGCCCTCGCCGGTTCCCCGTGAACCGAGAACCAACAGGACCGCACCGATGACGCCGAGAACGGCGCCGCTGATCGTGCGCACATGAAGCGAGTCACCGGTGGACGCGAACTCCTCGCGCATCGCCGCGACGGGCGGAATCTTGGATGCCCGACGCGCCGGCGCATAGGCGCTGAGCGTCGTCACCACCACTCCGACAACCAACGCGACGACGACGGTCCGTGGGCTGACCTGCAATGAGCCCTCCGGCAATCCCACGTCGAAGGCGTTGAGCAACCCGCGCAAACCGTAAGCCAGGGCGATGCCGGCAAGCAGACCGATGACACTGCCGATCAGCCCGACAATGAGTGCCTCTGTGACCACCGATCGCCCGACCTGGGCCCGGCTCGCACCCACAGCGCGGAGCAGAGCAAGTTCACGCAATCGCTGAGCGACGATCATCGAGAACGTGTTGTAAATGATGAATGTGCCGACCAGCAATGCGATTGCACCGAATGCCAGCAGGAAATAGTTGATGAAACTGAGCGCCGTATCAACCTGGGCTTTTGTCTCTTCTCGAACCTGATCACCGGTCTGCACCTTCAGATCCGGAAAAACCTGTTCGACCCGCTGCGCAAGGTCGGTCTGCGAAACTCCGTTGCCGGCGACGTCGATGTAGTCGACATGCTGACCGTCGGTGAACAGTCCTCGAGCTTGTTCATCAGTGAACAAGGCGCCGATGTAACCGCCGGTGTCACTGCCCGAACTCGTGTAGATGCCGGAGAGCGTTACGTCGATGATTCCCCGCGACGGAACCAGGACTCGCGCTTGGTCCCCGACGGTCAAACTCGCCCGCTCGGCCGCACTCGCGTTCAACGCGATATCCCCGGTAGCCGTCGGCGGCCCGCCGGCCTTGTACGGATCCGGTGGCGTGATCGCCTTATCGG
Proteins encoded:
- a CDS encoding acyl-CoA dehydrogenase family protein, whose protein sequence is MNLALTDEELAFRDEMRTFFRTQIPEVTRNAYAHGEELGRDRMVEAQQILNAHGLAVPHWPVEWGGKDWTPVQHNIWLDELQLASVPEPLAFNANMVGPVIAAFGSQEQKEKFLPATANLDIWWCQGFSEPEAGSDLASLKTRAVRDGNDWVLNGQKTWTTLGQHADWIFCLVRTNPDAPKRQAGISFILVDLKTPGVTVRPIKLIDGGYEVNEVFFDDVRVPGENLVGEENQGWGYAKFLLGNERTGVTRVGFSKVRVAQAKARAAEVKVGNGTLLEDPLFAARLAELENELLALELTQLRVVAGSADGKPNPASSLLKLRGSELQQAAVEILMDVAGPDSLPFDAGTDVASPVWAQHSAPTYLNYRKVSIYSGSSEVQRSIIASSILGL
- a CDS encoding aldo/keto reductase, with the translated sequence MAIIGNSDLDVFRLSLGGNPFGWTADQPTSFEILDAFAEAGANFIDTSDSYTASVAGNSGGESETIIGNWLTDRGLHDDVIVATKVGSHPDFKGLKATTIVAAADASLARLQTDCIDLYYAHFDDPDTPLEETLEAFNALVEAGKVRYLGISNYSPDRVREWLRITAENGYAPPIAMQPHYNLVHRKSYEPELAKIATDNNISVFPYFALASGFLTGKYRTRADIEGSPRERITASYFSDAGLTVVDALADIASNHDCEMSTVALAWLLTRPGITAPIASVSRVEQLPALLDAPNLVLSSDELDELERLSTAVGA
- a CDS encoding DUF5691 domain-containing protein, whose amino-acid sequence is MTSLRTDKPSGRPTLPTAAVAHLTSLLEARSPSLPEWFDVAEHHNYVAPAPTVPALMTAALSHPEHRERLLLLAGPRGQYLADHNPDWAQLRRVGSRRDELWLSTDTDDRMAWFDYIRTLDPALATEELEIAWATETPSLRRDFLARMRVGLGEHDYDLLECGLDDSSIDVRERSIQLLRQLPGSPFAERMTARAKAWVRLETKPLRPRLVIRLPGSLDSQAPRDGIENVHNKYKGIGKWWLRQVVTATPLALWDSMIGSPREALRIPIEKQWHDVMTESWTAATVLQKNSAWASALLERDGRNTDRRVVAIANPRERIAYILDGHADDYLLGVDGSALLDGIGHPWPLAVAQKLVSALEEEATEHAASGEELGIHSRHSHYSTLRSAQARFPLEAVALLSGAANRASTTDWQRAFAETAAHIEDRRTRLDVLHNG
- a CDS encoding acyl-CoA dehydrogenase family protein; its protein translation is MDFELNDEQKLLRDTTKDLLSRSYDAEKRNAVTDSDPGWSPQVWKQLAEVGLLGLTFSEEDGGMDAGPVEIGAVMTEIGRRLAPEPVLDAVVTPGGLISEGGSAQQRSSILPAVAEGVNFLAFADQEPGIRWPATQRSTSAKPAGDGWSITGVKNPVGHGATADILVVSATLPDGGVGLFLVKSDASGLVRKSYATHDGLRGAQIEFTDTPAEALGDGGDASALIAASQIREQAALCAEAVGAMEEALRLTTEYLKTRKQFGVPLAKFQTLTHRAADLYVSLELARSMSLYATMSLADGVVDPVIASRAKLQIGRSARLIGQEAIQMHGGIGMTAEYPVGHYVSRLVAIEHTLGSTEDHLRVLAAGVADHEMVTVV
- a CDS encoding ABC transporter permease encodes the protein MASVTNSPMRKVSMRNLAAHKVRLALTVLSVVLGTAFVAGSFVFTDTLQKTFDSIFENTAQGVDVRVSTEERNAGGVPIADVDAIAAIDGVRAVAPAVSGQIVLINADGGAVQTGGAPSIGQSYLPADKAITPPDPYKAGGPPTATGDIALNASAAERASLTVGDQARVLVPSRGIIDVTLSGIYTSSGSDTGGYIGALFTDEQARGLFTDGQHVDYIDVAGNGVSQTDLAQRVEQVFPDLKVQTGDQVREETKAQVDTALSFINYFLLAFGAIALLVGTFIIYNTFSMIVAQRLRELALLRAVGASRAQVGRSVVTEALIVGLIGSVIGLLAGIALAYGLRGLLNAFDVGLPEGSLQVSPRTVVVALVVGVVVTTLSAYAPARRASKIPPVAAMREEFASTGDSLHVRTISGAVLGVIGAVLLVLGSRGTGEGAALTVGGGAFALIIAVLLGAPALSQPVVGVLGAVFAKPFGAVGRLARTNAVRNPRRTAATAFALTLGLMLVTVIGVFGSSAKASINALVDVGVSADYILSGPNAIGVPRGAADAVRALPDVQSATSLHGVRAKVNGEDEQGASLDGPIDGVLDYQIVEGTADLSGNNMMVSQTTSKDKGWTVGSTQTLTGSNGKQYPAVVAGVFEDNQLIGSWIVSDEAYRTLMPADSLPDFAVLVKAKPGTDLSALRGELETATEKYVVIQVQDREEFKGTQGQQINTLLAILYGLLALAVVIAILGIINTLALSVVERRREIGMLRAVGMQRGQMRRTIYLESVLIAVYGAAVGVLLGIAFGWAFVSTLKDQGLGEVTIPWGQVVGMLIGSGVVGVLAALWPANRAAKTKPLEAIADL